Sequence from the Fragaria vesca subsp. vesca linkage group LG4, FraVesHawaii_1.0, whole genome shotgun sequence genome:
GGGAATGTTTTTCATGTCATCCTTTTTCTGATAAGAGACTTTGCCTCGCATTTTTCTTAATCCGAGCATACAGAATCATGAGCATGATAAAGTAATGAACCGAAAATGGTTTTGCACATTCATCATCTTGAATCTTGATCTAGCTAATTAGCTAGTCCAAGTGAAAAGTGAAGATCTAGGCATACATTCACACCACCAAAAGCCACAATACATTGCTCCTCGAAGGCATATTTATTTGCCCGTGGTTGACGTTTTGATACTAGATATGCATCTGCTATAGCTAGAACATATAATATGAACACAAACTACCTACTCAAGCTACCAAAACTCATGCATATATGTAAGATATCTAGCTAGTAGTTTAGCATACACATCATCATGCATGCACATTCATTTAGCAGACATTGGGTCCAAACCCAACAAAACCATTAGCGCCATCAAATGAGATTTGGATGCCCTCTTGCTGAATGTTCCCTATTATCGAAAGCCCTGCACCCGAAGGAGCAAACGCCAAACAAAACGTGCCCTTGTCATCCACCGGAATCAGAAAGTTCCTTGCCGGAAGAGTCAGTATGGGCCCGCCGGTGAAATAAAACGACACCGTCGGTACCCGAACCGACACAAACCCGTTCAAATCGTAACACGTGTCGAAGATGGAGACTCCTCCGGACACCCGAGGCAGGCTCGCCGTCTGCTCAACAAACGTGTCGCGGAATGCCTCATACGCCAACGTCGGGAACCTCGTCACGGCGGTTCCGGTGTCCATAACAACGCCACCGTAACCTAGCTCCGTCTGCCGGAACACGTCTTCAGATATCGGGACACGCATGCCTCCCACTCCAAGACCAGCGAGGCCGACGTAGTAGAAACTCGGCGCCCTTTGGTTCCTGATCAGAGGGACCCACGCAGCGCCTACCGGCATCGCCGCCCTCCCAAACTCTAGTGTACCGGCGGTGCTTGCGTCACCACGGCTGACCAAACAGTAAGAAAATGCACCGCCGGTCTGTCCGCCGAGCTGGCCGACGAATGACATGGGCCCACCACCGATGCCGAGAAGACCGGCGGCTCCGACGAACATGCCGCGGTTCATGTGGCCGCAGCCGATGGCGACGTTGCGGATGAGAGCGCGGCCGAAGGTGAGAGTCTCGAAGGCGAGAGTGCCCTGCGTGTAGGAGCCGTCGCCGTAGGAAGCCTCGTAGCTGCAGCGGCCTGCATGGCAGCCGGCGGAGTTCTGGAGGCGGTCGCAGACGGTGGAGGTGCAAGAGACGCCGGAATAAGAAGCAGAGCGGGAAGGGTCGAAGATGGGGTCGGACTGGTGATAACATTGGCTACAAGGTTGACACTGGACCCACACAATATCGCTGCCGGAGTCAATCACCACGTATTGGCTTCTGGCAGGGCTACCGACTCCGATCCTCACGAAGTATTCACCGCTGCCTTGCGCCATTCCTGAAACCACCTCCGATCCAAAGTCCAGCTTCTTATTCATCACTTGATCATTACTATTACCGCCGAGACGACGCATAAGGCTGTCGACCCTTTTGACGTCTCTGTGGATGCGCGCATGGAAAATGCTCTTGTTGTGTGATGCTTGTGGGAATATCTTATCTCTATGAACCACCTTCACCCTCCATCTTCCTCCTCCAGATCCGCTGCTGTCTTCTTTTAATTCTTCCTTGTATAACTTGGTGGAAGCAGCAGCGATTGTTTGTTTGACGTGCAACTGTTGGAAATCGGGGTAAGTGGTGATGCTGCTGGCCATGGCGGTGCCACTAATACCGAAACTTGTCATGACCAGAGCCACGGAGAGTAATAGTATCACCTCCATGGCTAGCTAGCCAAGCTACAATAGTTTTTGGATCGAATATAGCCCGGCCGGCCACTTTAATATTATGATGATGAAAAAGTGGTAGCTAGCTAGTAAAAACTTTGAGCTTGCAGAGGGTACGTAGGGTTTGGGGATTAAGTGTGGGGTGGGTTTCAGAATTTGGTGAGGTTTAGGGGAATATATAAAGGTGTTTATGGAGGGGAAAAGGTGAAAGCAAGAATAATATATAATCGATCACTGTTTTTGTCTTTGTTTTCAGATATTGCTGAATGGGAAATTAGAGACACAACTGAGGGCTTGTTTGTCAGGGTTGTCTAATTTTTTTTTTCTTTCTATTCTAATATTGAGCTATTGCAAATGCTTGTACCTTCCAAATTAAAGACGCTCTTGTAGCTAATTAAGCTTAAGTGTTATCGAGCATAAACACTTCCTACAAAATTAAACAGATGCCAAATGATGAATCCTAGTTATCCAGCTCTTTACTGTAAGGGTTGGTCTGGAGTCTGTTGTGGAAGAATGTGAACGAGATTCGAGCCTCGTCGATCTGGGTTGCTAGCTAAAAGGGTCATTATTGAATATGAAGAAGGGTAAACCGCCGCTAAAGTGGTTCTTTTCGATCAGCCTGGACTCTGCTTGGCTTGCTCCATTATTCTTTTAATTATTTCCTCGATCAACTTTAGTATTCCTTGCCCTTTTGGAGCACTGATATTTCATTTCACGCACCAAGGATCAATGCACCGATCACCTTAAGCAATGCAGAGGCCATATATACGTACTCCTAATAATCTTTTTTAGTTCGTGATCGATGTCGGCACGTTAAGTATCAATACTTGCTTCATATTCTTGGTAATTAAAGAGTCACGACCAAGACTAAAAAAGTCTCTCTGTGTATACATACACAGTCAATCGACTTAAAAGTAAATATATATGGATATTCATTCTGATGATGCATGATTTCTTTTTTCTATTGGTTTCTTTCGATACAGAGACAAAGATTAGGTGCAGTACGTATTCATAAACACAGTGCGTAAACGTGAGTGCAGAAATTTTCCAAAAGGGATTAGTAGTTAAACAGCAATACAGAAGTAATCAAATCAAATTAGCTGCATCAGAAAAGCTCGGCTTCTTTTCTTTTTTCTTTTACATGGATTAGTTAACTACGTTCCAGCTAAACATTTGAAGTTGATTTAATACGATAAGTTTCCACCACCTTTTTTCATCATGAGTGGATTGTTAGTTTAAAAGCAACGATATTGCATTATATGCAATCTTTCTTCTTCTTATATATTTAACATCTATAATGGCGGCTGAGCTCACTCTTTTCTTTTGGGGTTAATTTGGCACGTACAATTCTACAATATATTTGAGTTAAGATTTGAGGTAATCAATATATATCTTTCATCAGAATAAGGTCGACTCGTATAGTCTAGCGAGGTTACTGTGCTGATTTTAGTTCGCACACCTTACATAGGCAAACATATATAGCTACTGAAACATACATTTGATAGCTTGAATAGATCGACGAAGCAATATATCTAGGTTAGGGCGTAATCAGTTAACCAAATTAAAGCCAGGGTCTGCAGGTCGATCAACAGAAACTTAAGTTATATATTAATTTGAATACTTTTACAAAATAATCTAAATGACACCGGATAGAAAATTGTAGCTAACATGTCCGATGTTTCCACTATAAAATATCGATGATGATCAATATCCCACTTCCAGTATGCATGCATATTTCTTAAACAAATAATGCGCAAAATGTATCATGGCAAGCTTGGTTGAGTGATTATGAGATTAAACAACTATAAAAGAAGAAGAGATTAAGATACGCAGGGATTTTCATGAATCAATGCTTGTTAATAGGACAAGACCAACCAAAATGATAGGATAAAAATATTAGGGTTATGTATGCAGATAGAACAATAATCAAGCAGCTAGTAGTGGATGGATTTATCGCAGAGAATAGAAAAAACCTCTTGATTGAGCACGATCGATCGACATTCCAATAATTGTACCATTATGGCACCTAAAAGTTGTTCTCATTTTAAATATATGTACATGTTCATCTTTCTCTGAGCTTCGATCTCTCCCGCTCAATCACTTAATAATACATTTTAAGCAGCAAGTATGCAATCAAGGATATTGATCCAATAATTGATCGATCATGTATAAGCTAGTTTGTTGACAAATGAGCCGGGTCATATCTACAATTGCATTACTAGCTAGGCTAATATGAAGATGGAATACTGTTACATGTTAGGGTTTGATCATGAATCAAGCCTTGAATGAAGCTCAAAAATCCTGGGCGCATTGAGTTTTCTAAATTGTTATCGAGACGCTTCACGTATGATATAATATTGGGAAACCGTTCGTCCCCCAAGAGAGAGCAATGCTGCTGCTGCTGCTGCTGCTGCTGTTCCTCCTGGTCGACGCAGTACCATTGACAGATGACTCTAGCAACAAACATGACATATAAACCGCAATCATACAGATTTGTCTGCTGAGGCATAGCACTCTCTTCTCTAAACCAAGGATCATTATCATCATCATGATCCTTATCACTAGTACTACTAATGTCTTCATCATGATCCCCATTATTATTATTGACCAAGTAGTAGTTTTGCAGGGCAGAAGACGTCTTATTCCAAGCCCCCGATATGGTCTTCTTCATAGGATGATACTGAATTAATTGATAAAACTTGTTAAGCAAGCTGCGCCCCATCATAACAAACGCGCCCGATATAGTCTTCTTCTTGTTCTTGTTCTTATGATGATGATAATTTCTGACTCGACGACTCCGGTGCTTAGAGTAGTACATGCGACCGATAGTAGATCTAGTCACAGACGACTTTGGTGTTTGTCTTGCTGCTGCAGCTGCCACATGTTTCTTAATTGCTCCGTAAAACTTCCTAGCAACCAAGCTGTTCAAACCCCCCAAGCTGTCGTAATGCACAAATGCATTCGATTTTCTGTAATACACCAGCAAACTCCAATGGTTTCCGCCGTCGTATTCACTCATGTCTTGACTATCATTCACGGTGAATATCACAACTTGCTTTTCACCAAATTGGTTAGACTCCGCGAAGCCTCTAAAAGTATCCGAATCCGGAGAATTTGCCAGAAAAAATGAGATTGTAGGTGAAACCAGAAGGATGTCCTTATTACAAACGGAAGAAAGATGGCTGAAATAGAATTGAATGATGCAATCGTTCAAGTAATGTGGGCCTATTAGCAAATCCAAGTCGCTTTCTCTCAGCCTAACATCTTTGTATTTAAGGACAATCGGATCTTTCTCCATTGAGCAACCGCACAATCAGCAGGCGACCTTCAGATCTATGCAGTCGAATATATATAGTTCTTTCTACATATACGATCTGATCAATCCCGTTGTATGTATGTTTCCTTTTCCGTTTCCTTTCAGGATTCGTCTCCTTGATTCCTTGCAAGATTAGGATTTCCTTCTGTCTGTTGCTCGCCAGGTACTACTGATTTACCTAATTTTTAAAAAAAATTAGTGAAGTAGATTTTTCTTGTCCTGCAGGAGAGTTGGGACATCAAGAATGTAGCAGCATCTTTGACCAAAAAAAAGAGAATGTAGTAGCATATTATGTATGCTGGATCCTTCTTGTAATCGTCTTACATCTAATGCATAAAAGGGGAAGAGTAGAACAAAGAAGAAGAGGCATGTCGATCAAAATCAATCTTAATATGAAGAGTCGAACAAAGTGTAGAGTTGTAATTTGTTACAGCCACCGACACTAACAAAATTTTAATTAGTTCTCCGGTCAGTACACAATTCCTAAACTATAAACCGCACAAGACTTGAGAACGATACAAGTACATGATGCCTTTGTCACAGCTCACATATCTGTCTGGAATGTAACATAACCTCAACAAATATACCAAGTCTACTCTGCATTAACATTCTTGAAGCGTAACACAGTTAAAATCAAATTTTTCCTAAAAGCTAATTCACCTATATATCTCTAACAAGTAGCCTTTGCTTCAGGGCTTTGCAAGAAAAAGTTATTGCATGGTCACCCAGAAGTATCTCTAACGAATCAAGGTCTGCGGAGAGTTGGGAGCTACACGAAAGAGAAAGGCAGACCAACATATGACTTTCCCATGCTTATCTTCAGCTAACCACACAGAAAGTAATTAGTATAATCACCTCATCACTGACTCTTTGACAAAGGATCTTCCACCGGAGCTGCAAGAGCAAAGATTAATTATGAGAAATTCAAGCAATCTGCAATTTGACCAATGATAAAGAGGCAATATGTTCAAGACCATAAACCAAGACTCACGCATATTCGAGATG
This genomic interval carries:
- the LOC101306813 gene encoding protein ASPARTIC PROTEASE IN GUARD CELL 2-like encodes the protein MEVILLLSVALVMTSFGISGTAMASSITTYPDFQQLHVKQTIAAASTKLYKEELKEDSSGSGGGRWRVKVVHRDKIFPQASHNKSIFHARIHRDVKRVDSLMRRLGGNSNDQVMNKKLDFGSEVVSGMAQGSGEYFVRIGVGSPARSQYVVIDSGSDIVWVQCQPCSQCYHQSDPIFDPSRSASYSGVSCTSTVCDRLQNSAGCHAGRCSYEASYGDGSYTQGTLAFETLTFGRALIRNVAIGCGHMNRGMFVGAAGLLGIGGGPMSFVGQLGGQTGGAFSYCLVSRGDASTAGTLEFGRAAMPVGAAWVPLIRNQRAPSFYYVGLAGLGVGGMRVPISEDVFRQTELGYGGVVMDTGTAVTRFPTLAYEAFRDTFVEQTASLPRVSGGVSIFDTCYDLNGFVSVRVPTVSFYFTGGPILTLPARNFLIPVDDKGTFCLAFAPSGAGLSIIGNIQQEGIQISFDGANGFVGFGPNVC